GATCCCACTGGCCctcagggagcagggagggtgaAGATGGCTGCTCTGACCAGGGACCAGGGGGATATGGCCACCCTCTCCAGGCAGTGGGGGCAGCGAGGGAGCAGGACCTAGAGCCGGAGACACAAGCCGAGTGAGAGGGGAACTTTATTGCGAAACCCTGGGGCAGGCACTTGGCATTCAGACCTCCCTGGTCCTGCAAGGTGAGAGGTCACCACCTGACAGACGCCCCTTGACGGAGGACCCACACCTCCCACACGCCTGGAGCAGGGCCCTGTCCCAGAGGTCGCTAGGTCAGCTCCACTCTGGAAGGCGGGAAGAGGACAAGGGCTGACCCACAGACTTGAGCACCCCAGCGCCGGGCTGCAGGGCCAGAGGGTGGGCAGAGGTAGAGTGGGCAGAGATTTCTTCATCAGCTCTGGCCAAGGTCCAGGATCCGGGTCCACATCGGCGTGTGTGTCCTCAAGGCTGGAGGCCCCCATGCCTGCCAGCCCCCCAGCTGGCACGGTGCCCTCATGCCTCAGAACCCTGCTGCAGCCCTCACACCCAAGGAGCAGGGGGCTTTTGCTCACATGGCTGCCCACGGCCACCTGAGCCCCTTGCATGCTGCCCAGCAGGATCTCAGtaatgccccctccccacccacaccaggaactgaggggaggggaggcaacAGTAGAGCCACCCCAACTTGGGCCTCCTGCTGGTCATGGCCACTGGCCCTCAGGTGCCCTCAGGTTCACATGCGCCTGCATCTGCTTTGACATGTGAATTCCAGgagcatatatgtgccacacagCATAGGTGAACACATGGCTCCAGGCAGCTGTCCCCACTCTGCCACCCCCATGGAAGATCCTTTGAGTCTCAGCACTTTCCAGGGTAGCCCCCCACTTCCAGGCTGAGCAGCTCTGACCATCGAGACCCCTTCCTTTGTCTCCAGGAGGCTCCGGCCCCAAGGCACCACCCCCCACAGACAGCCCTCTGCGAGCCAGGAGATCTGGAAACAGACACACTCCCCAGGGGGGAGCTCTTATGGCACCCAGGTCCCCCATAGCGAGGTCCCAATAGAGACCCAGGTTGCTGGGAGGGGGTAGGAGGACCAAGGAAGTCCAGGATGCTCTATCCAGACTCCTACACCCATGGCTCACACACGTGCAGGCTTCCCACAAGGAGCGGCGTGTAGACAAGGGTCCCAGGCCAGGGGTGGGCGCTGCTGGCCGCAGTGGTGTTGGGAGGTGCCCCTCGTGGAAGTCTGGCAGGccgaggagggagggcaggcggGCTCAGGCCCTTCCTCGGGTCCGAGTGCAGCTGGCGAGCCGCATTCCCCTCACTGCTTAACGTCCAGGCTGCCAGGCGGCTGCGGTGGCTCTGGGGGCTTGAAGCTGAGGACTTCCTGGTAGGTGAGCTCTGcgaggggagggtgaagggtgaGCTCAGGCCTTCAGCAGCCCAGGCCCACCACCCTCTGAGAGCAGCCTCGGCCCATGGGCCCCTTCCTGGGCCTGCCCCGTGCTGCCCCCAAGCCTCTGCTGGACACACCCAACCCCAGCTCTACCTGCCCCCCCTAGAGCGGGGCTGGGGGGCCGTGTTGTTGCCTCGCTCAGACCACTCTCAAGAGGAACTGGAGCACTTTCTGCAGAAAACAGGCAGCGCCCAGCCTCTGGGGGATGCAGCCCTCAGGCCCACCCTTCCACTCCTCCACCGTGCGCTCCTTGGCCTCAACGCTTTCGTCGTAGGGCTCGGCCTCGGGCTCATCCTCGGGATCGTGGTACTGGCTGAAGTAGGCGTGGGCCAGGGCCTCGGCTGCACTGACCCTCTGGTCGCTGTCCAGCACCAGCATCCGTCCCAGGAGGTCCACAGCTGCCGAGGGGCGGGGTGCGGGGGTGGTCAGCTCCACAGCCAGGGCTAGACGTGGAGCCCAGCCCAGACCTAGGCCCCATCCTCACCCAGGGGGTTGGCTCCATGGAAGATGCTCCTGAGGTCCTTCTGGGGCATGTGGGGCAGGGACTGGATGTAGGTCCGGGCCTAGGAGCACAGCGGAAGGGCCTGAGGGGGCTGTTCAACGCCCGCCTCCCGTGGCCCTAAGCCAGGCAGAGGCTTGCCAGGAGAAGCCCCCAGACTCAGTCACTCCAGCAGGCCTGGGCAAGGGCATGCGCGGACCAGAGACCTCCCCACTCTGGATGTGGCGGCTCCAGCACCTTGCCTGCCCCTACGTGCCTGCAGGTCACAGGCCTGGTGCCACTCCACTGTGCATGGCCGGGACACTGCAGGCGCCAAGGTTTTACCCTCACTGTCCCTCATGCCCGGAATGTCTCCGCAGTTCACCTGTTTCCCCCTGAAGGGGTCAGCGCCTGCCTTGGGGTCTATTCCACTGTGACCCATGCTCCCCCCGTGGTGCCCCATCTATTCCCACAGCGCCCCTTCCTCCAGAGTGCGGGCGGGGGAGTGGTTGGTCAGCAGAGGGGGCTGGTGACCGATGACTCACATGTTCTGAGGATATCTTTGCCAGAACCTCAGGGCTGGGTGTGCCCACCACCTCCATGATGCGCTTCAGCTGGTCGATGTCTGCCTGGCTCAGGAAATGCCCAACGGCCAAGCACGGACTCTCCCCGGGACCCCAAACCCCAGACGTTGGGTCACTGCCCAGAACCTGCTCTCCTGCCGCTGGGGACAGTGAGCCCAAGGTGGCACGGAGTGGGGCAGAGCCCACCCCCCTCGACCCCCACCGCGCAGCAGCAGACCCTGGCTCGCCCCTAACCTGCGCCAAGGATACAGTCATTTCCTGGGAAGAGGGCCTTTCCCTGGAGCAGCTCGGCCATGATGCAGCCCACCGACCAGATGTCCACTGTGGGAGGAGGCGTCTCCATCAGTCTGCCCACCCCAAGTCCCTCCTCAGAGAGCCGGGGGCTGGCTGCACTGCGCCAGCCCAGTGGCCCTGCGCTCACGCTCGGGCCCAAAGCCAGCAGCCCCTCCTCTCTAGACACAACCCTGGGCAGGGGGAAGCGTCAGCCCAGGACCCACCGTGCTCTGCCTTTCTGAAGGTCTGTTTGTGAACGCAGGTCCCACACCTGGCCTGCCCCCCGGGGTCCTTGGCCTCTGGGGcccggccccaccccctccccaggcccgcCGGCCCCACGGGGCGGCCCCACGCGGACTGACGTCACCTGTCTGGTTGTAGTGCATCCAGTTCAGCATGATCTCAGGGGCCCGGTACCAGCGCGTGGCCACGTAGCCAGTCATCTCCTCGTCCGCCTGGCGCGCGAGCCCGAAGTCCAGGATCTAGAGGCAACCCCAGGCTTGTCAGCGCCTCCGGGGCTCCGCCTCCCCGCCGGCCGAcccgccagcccctcccccagccgctcACCCGCAGCTCGCAGTCCTCGTTCACAGCCAAGTTGCTGGGCTTCAGGTCCTGCAGGGCGGGCGCGGCGTGAGCGCAGGCAAAGCCGCCGCCGCAGGAGCCCCACGCGCCCCCCCTCGCGCGCGGCACCTACCCGGTGGATGATCCCCGCCGAGTGGATGTACTGCGAGGGGGAGACGGCGGGGGCGTCAGGTTCTGCCCCCTGCGCCCCCGCCCGCCTCCCACTTCCGCGCCCACCTTCAGCCCGCGCAGCAGCTGGTACACGAGGAACTGAACGTGCTCGTCGCTCAGCGCCTGGCACTTGACGATGTTGTTCAGGTCGGCGCCCATCAGCGTGGTCACCAGGTACCTGGGTAGCGGCACAGATCAGCACAGAGTCCCCACCCCGACCCCGCGCCCTCCCCGCCACGGCCGCTCACACTTCGCTGAAGTCCTCGAGGGAGGTGGCCGGCGTGAACACGTCCAGCAGCCCGATGACCTGGGTGCAGAGGGCAGTCAGGGCTCGGCGGCCCGCGGGCGCCCCGACCCCCGGCCCGGCCGCCCCCGGCTCACGTTCTCGTGCTTCAGGTGCTTGAGCAGCCGCAGCTCGCGGTACGTCCTCCGCGCGTGGATCAGCGACTGGAAGGGGCGCGACAGCTTCTTCACCGCCACCCTCTGGCGCAGCCGCGTGTCATAGGCCGAGCTGCAAGGCGGCCTGTGAGGCCGAGCCTCCATCGCGCGGTCCCCACAGGCCAGAAGGCCTCCGGCACCAGGAGGCGGTCTGAACACTCCCTCcaagcctctcccctccctcctggggtcCTGCACCTTCCTCCAGAGTCAGCTCACCCT
The genomic region above belongs to Balaenoptera musculus isolate JJ_BM4_2016_0621 chromosome 10, mBalMus1.pri.v3, whole genome shotgun sequence and contains:
- the MAPK11 gene encoding mitogen-activated protein kinase 11 isoform X5; protein product: MSGPRAGFYRQELNKTVWEVPQRLQGLRPVGSGAYGSVCSAYDTRLRQRVAVKKLSRPFQSLIHARRTYRELRLLKHLKHENVIGLLDVFTPATSLEDFSEVYLVTTLMGADLNNIVKCQALSDEHVQFLVYQLLRGLKYIHSAGIIHRDLKPSNLAVNEDCELRILDFGLARQADEEMTGYVATRWYRAPEIMLNWMHYNQTVDIWSVGCIMAELLQGKALFPGNDYIDQLKRIMEVVGTPSPEVLAKISSEHARTYIQSLPHMPQKDLRSIFHGANPLAVDLLGRMLVLDSDQRVSAAEALAHAYFSQYHDPEDEPEAEPYDESVEAKERTVEEWKGGPEGCIPQRLGAACFLQKVLQFLLRVV
- the MAPK11 gene encoding mitogen-activated protein kinase 11 isoform X6 produces the protein MSGPRAGFYRQELNKTVWEVPQRLQGLRPVGSGAYGSVCSAYDTRLRQRVAVKKLSRPFQSLIHARRTYRELRLLKHLKHENVIGLLDVFTPATSLEDFSEVYLVTTLMGADLNNIVKCQALSDEHVQFLVYQLLRGLKYIHSAGIIHRDLKPSNLAVNEDCELRILDFGLARQADEEMTGYVATRWYRAPEIMLNWMHYNQTVDIWSVGCIMAELLQGKALFPGNDYIDQLKRIMEVVGTPSPEVLAKISSEHARTYIQSLPHMPQKDLRSIFHGANPLAVDLLGRMLVLDSDQRVSAAEALAHAYFSQYHDPEDEPEAEPYDESVEAKERTVEEWKELTYQEVLSFKPPEPPQPPGSLDVKQ
- the MAPK11 gene encoding mitogen-activated protein kinase 11 isoform X1, producing MHGPEQVEGALNAGPGLGGWRGAGTGGGQRGGAGICAGRGGCGERSPERWWRPWSGQCRAEDPRGGYWGSAWTPGGGRSAYDTRLRQRVAVKKLSRPFQSLIHARRTYRELRLLKHLKHENVIGLLDVFTPATSLEDFSEVYLVTTLMGADLNNIVKCQALSDEHVQFLVYQLLRGLKYIHSAGIIHRDLKPSNLAVNEDCELRILDFGLARQADEEMTGYVATRWYRAPEIMLNWMHYNQTVDIWSVGCIMAELLQGKALFPGNDYIDQLKRIMEVVGTPSPEVLAKISSEHARTYIQSLPHMPQKDLRSIFHGANPLAVDLLGRMLVLDSDQRSSPTRKSSASSPQSHRSRLAAWTLSSEGNAARQLHSDPRKGLSPPALPPRPARLPRGAPPNTTAASSAHPWPGTLVYTPLLVGSLHVCEPWV
- the MAPK11 gene encoding mitogen-activated protein kinase 11 isoform X3 — encoded protein: MSGPRAGFYRQELNKTVWEVPQRLQGLRPVGSGAYGSVWPPCSSAYDTRLRQRVAVKKLSRPFQSLIHARRTYRELRLLKHLKHENVIGLLDVFTPATSLEDFSEVYLVTTLMGADLNNIVKCQALSDEHVQFLVYQLLRGLKYIHSAGIIHRDLKPSNLAVNEDCELRILDFGLARQADEEMTGYVATRWYRAPEIMLNWMHYNQTVDIWSVGCIMAELLQGKALFPGNDYIDQLKRIMEVVGTPSPEVLAKISSEHARTYIQSLPHMPQKDLRSIFHGANPLAVDLLGRMLVLDSDQRSSPTRKSSASSPQSHRSRLAAWTLSSEGNAARQLHSDPRKGLSPPALPPRPARLPRGAPPNTTAASSAHPWPGTLVYTPLLVGSLHVCEPWV
- the MAPK11 gene encoding mitogen-activated protein kinase 11 isoform X2, whose amino-acid sequence is MHGPEQVEGALNAGPGLGGWRGAGTGGGQRGGAGICAGRGGCGERSPERWWRPWSGQCRAEDPRGGYWGSAWTPGGGRSAYDTRLRQRVAVKKLSRPFQSLIHARRTYRELRLLKHLKHENVIGLLDVFTPATSLEDFSEVYLVTTLMGADLNNIVKCQALSDEHVQFLVYQLLRGLKYIHSAGIIHRDLKPSNLAVNEDCELRILDFGLARQADEEMTGYVATRWYRAPEIMLNWMHYNQTVDIWSVGCIMAELLQGKALFPGNDYIDQLKRIMEVVGTPSPEVLAKISSEHARTYIQSLPHMPQKDLRSIFHGANPLAVDLLGRMLVLDSDQRVSAAEALAHAYFSQYHDPEDEPEAEPYDESVEAKERTVEEWKELTYQEVLSFKPPEPPQPPGSLDVKQ
- the MAPK11 gene encoding mitogen-activated protein kinase 11 isoform X4, with amino-acid sequence MSGPRAGFYRQELNKTVWEVPQRLQGLRPVGSGAYGSVCSAYDTRLRQRVAVKKLSRPFQSLIHARRTYRELRLLKHLKHENVIGLLDVFTPATSLEDFSEVYLVTTLMGADLNNIVKCQALSDEHVQFLVYQLLRGLKYIHSAGIIHRDLKPSNLAVNEDCELRILDFGLARQADEEMTGYVATRWYRAPEIMLNWMHYNQTVDIWSVGCIMAELLQGKALFPGNDYIDQLKRIMEVVGTPSPEVLAKISSEHARTYIQSLPHMPQKDLRSIFHGANPLAVDLLGRMLVLDSDQRSSPTRKSSASSPQSHRSRLAAWTLSSEGNAARQLHSDPRKGLSPPALPPRPARLPRGAPPNTTAASSAHPWPGTLVYTPLLVGSLHVCEPWV